The proteins below are encoded in one region of Longimicrobium sp.:
- a CDS encoding TonB-dependent receptor plug domain-containing protein, with translation MTAAAAAPAAMPRTCHWRARGSAVLAISLLLAGLAVPARAQGGCAAAAFAAERAWPAPLDRTVTLRARDVTLRDALDRLSAAAGVRLSYTSEALPLDRRVCVAAERVPLGDALARLVGGAGAEPVVVAGQVVLAPAPPRRAGAAAAPEPERESTLERIVVTGTPAGAARRGLAVGLDVIDGPELSRRSATSLAEVMNGTVPGMWMWRRSPSDLLGQYGSVRGASSFVATYPKVYIDGVEVANPLVVTQIDPDLVERVEVIRGPQGAALYGSDAISGVINIVTRHDGGAGMRAEFRTEAGAAGSDFASRPVPTHRERLSIRAGTNLRSMAAAVTVGGTGAVYPDAGSRTVSALATGRWVAPRAIFTGTFRFYGQTAGAGRNPLLPILTPPAPGDTAAAQGARYGRRGQMAPGDSSSISPTTTTAASQGMRQYTAGVNAAITPPGRWSFTFLAGIDGYRLNRVADTTGPFPAALDPTLRAGSGAGDRATLRAGGSKRLLGDGDMVADLSVAVEHSVLREQTTVAMVHPREAGETWAREGTEDVVRWRHDTGALAQVSGAWRNTLFGTAGVRLERNDALGGAGELSTLPMLGAAWVRAFGASELKLRAAYGRGIRPPSVPARENLHVGYPSPLAAALEPETQSGFEFGAELYLRRGTSFQVTRFDQRASGLIQDVVAGIETTTRYGRAEQHVRYVPQNLGSITNRGWEMQGRWRGGPLSLTGALSFVDSRVRSVAPGYGGDLRPGDRMLGVPARTAGLTAEWTGSGWTGALTASRAWDWTSYDRAALAAAFAQPGGDPGDFNGEKLRAFWRQYHGSTNLRATGSRQVAPRVWFVATGDNLLGRQLGEPDNVTIRPGRTLTVGIRTSF, from the coding sequence GTGACCGCGGCCGCCGCGGCCCCCGCCGCCATGCCCCGGACGTGCCACTGGCGCGCCCGGGGCTCGGCCGTTCTCGCCATCTCCCTGCTCCTCGCGGGACTTGCCGTCCCCGCGCGGGCGCAGGGCGGGTGCGCGGCGGCGGCGTTCGCGGCGGAGCGGGCGTGGCCCGCGCCGCTGGACCGCACCGTCACCCTCCGCGCGCGCGACGTCACCCTGCGCGACGCGCTGGACCGCCTCTCCGCCGCCGCGGGGGTCCGCCTCTCCTACACCTCCGAAGCCCTCCCGCTGGACCGCCGCGTCTGCGTGGCCGCCGAGCGCGTGCCGCTGGGCGATGCGCTCGCGCGGCTGGTGGGCGGCGCGGGCGCGGAGCCCGTGGTCGTCGCCGGGCAGGTCGTGCTCGCCCCCGCGCCGCCGCGGCGCGCGGGTGCCGCCGCCGCGCCGGAGCCGGAGCGCGAGAGCACGCTGGAGCGCATCGTGGTCACCGGCACGCCGGCGGGCGCCGCGCGGCGCGGGCTGGCGGTGGGGCTGGACGTGATCGACGGGCCGGAGCTGTCGCGCCGCTCCGCCACCAGCCTGGCCGAGGTGATGAACGGCACCGTCCCCGGGATGTGGATGTGGCGCCGGTCTCCCTCCGATCTGCTCGGGCAGTACGGGAGCGTGCGCGGCGCCAGCTCGTTCGTGGCCACGTATCCCAAGGTGTACATCGACGGCGTCGAGGTCGCCAACCCGCTTGTCGTCACCCAGATCGACCCCGACCTGGTGGAGCGCGTGGAGGTGATCCGCGGGCCGCAGGGCGCGGCGCTGTACGGGTCCGACGCGATCAGCGGGGTCATCAACATCGTCACGCGCCACGACGGCGGGGCGGGGATGCGGGCCGAGTTCCGCACCGAGGCCGGCGCGGCGGGAAGCGACTTCGCCTCGCGCCCCGTGCCCACGCACCGCGAGCGCCTTTCCATCCGCGCGGGAACCAACCTCCGCTCGATGGCCGCGGCGGTCACGGTGGGCGGCACCGGCGCGGTGTACCCCGACGCGGGAAGCCGCACGGTGAGCGCGCTGGCGACGGGAAGATGGGTCGCGCCGCGCGCCATCTTCACCGGCACCTTCCGCTTCTACGGGCAGACGGCGGGCGCGGGGCGGAACCCGCTCCTTCCCATCCTCACCCCGCCGGCGCCGGGCGACACCGCCGCGGCCCAGGGCGCGCGCTACGGCCGCCGCGGGCAGATGGCGCCGGGCGACTCGTCCTCCATCTCCCCGACGACGACCACCGCGGCGTCGCAGGGGATGCGGCAGTACACGGCGGGGGTGAACGCGGCGATCACGCCGCCGGGGCGGTGGAGCTTCACCTTCCTCGCGGGGATCGACGGCTACCGGCTGAACCGCGTGGCGGACACCACTGGGCCGTTCCCCGCGGCGCTGGACCCCACGCTGCGCGCCGGGAGCGGCGCGGGCGACCGGGCCACGCTGCGCGCAGGGGGAAGCAAGCGGCTGCTGGGGGATGGGGACATGGTGGCGGACCTGAGCGTGGCCGTGGAGCACTCCGTCCTGCGCGAGCAGACCACGGTGGCCATGGTGCACCCCCGCGAGGCGGGCGAGACCTGGGCGCGCGAGGGGACGGAGGACGTGGTGCGCTGGCGGCACGACACCGGCGCGCTGGCGCAGGTGAGCGGCGCGTGGCGCAACACGCTCTTCGGCACGGCGGGGGTCCGGCTGGAGCGCAACGACGCGCTGGGCGGCGCGGGCGAGCTGTCCACGCTGCCCATGCTGGGCGCGGCGTGGGTGCGCGCCTTCGGGGCCAGCGAGCTGAAGCTGCGCGCGGCGTACGGGCGCGGCATCCGCCCGCCCAGCGTGCCCGCGCGCGAGAACCTGCACGTGGGCTACCCCAGCCCGCTGGCCGCGGCGCTGGAGCCGGAGACGCAGTCCGGCTTCGAGTTCGGTGCGGAGCTGTATCTGCGGCGCGGCACGTCGTTCCAGGTCACCCGCTTCGACCAGCGCGCCAGCGGCCTCATCCAGGACGTGGTGGCGGGGATCGAGACCACCACGCGCTACGGCCGCGCGGAGCAGCACGTGCGCTACGTGCCGCAGAACCTGGGCTCCATCACCAACCGCGGGTGGGAGATGCAGGGCCGGTGGCGCGGTGGCCCGCTCTCGCTCACCGGCGCGCTGTCGTTCGTGGACAGCCGCGTGCGCAGCGTGGCCCCCGGCTACGGCGGCGACCTCCGCCCCGGCGACCGGATGCTGGGCGTGCCCGCGCGCACGGCGGGGCTGACGGCCGAGTGGACGGGGAGCGGGTGGACCGGAGCGCTCACCGCCAGCCGCGCGTGGGACTGGACCAGCTACGACCGCGCCGCCCTGGCCGCCGCCTTCGCGCAGCCCGGCGGCGATCCGGGCGACTTCAACGGCGAGAAGCTGCGCGCCTTCTGGCGGCAGTACCACGGCAGCACCAACCTGCGCGCCACCGGCTCGCGGCAGGTGGCGCCGCGCGTCTGGTTCGTGGCCACGGGCGACAACCTTCTCGGCCGCCAGCTCGGCGAGCCCGACAACGTCACCATCCGCCCCGGCCGCACCCTCACCGTCGGCATCCGCACGTCGTTCTGA
- the gluQRS gene encoding tRNA glutamyl-Q(34) synthetase GluQRS, which yields MRGRFAPSPTGALHLGNARTALLAWLQARAAGGAFVMRVEDLDFGRVRAGVMETQLDELRWLGIDWDEGPGVGGPHAPYVQSQRAERYDDALRVLAARGVLFECACSRRDIAAAASAPHAGEEGPRYTGTCRERRVDPAAPSLMAHGRSVLALRMRVEPGDVCFEDWLMGRCCFGPADETGDFVVRRKDGAAAYQLAVTVDDAAMEITHVVRGGDLLSSTARQLLIYRALRLPEPAFLHVPLMLGEDGERLAKRHGSVSLGELRARGIAPERVTGWLAATCNLADEGEIAARDLIPRFAIARLPRDPTVITAAMLARLAG from the coding sequence GTGCGTGGCCGGTTCGCCCCGAGCCCCACGGGCGCGCTGCACCTGGGCAACGCGCGCACCGCGCTGCTCGCGTGGCTGCAGGCGCGCGCGGCCGGCGGCGCGTTCGTGATGCGCGTGGAGGACCTGGACTTCGGGCGCGTGCGGGCGGGGGTGATGGAGACGCAGCTGGACGAGCTCCGCTGGCTGGGGATCGACTGGGACGAGGGCCCCGGCGTGGGCGGTCCGCACGCGCCCTACGTCCAGTCGCAGCGCGCGGAGCGGTACGACGACGCGCTGCGGGTGCTGGCCGCGCGCGGCGTCCTCTTCGAGTGCGCCTGCTCGCGGCGCGACATCGCCGCGGCCGCCAGCGCGCCGCACGCGGGCGAGGAGGGTCCGCGCTACACCGGCACCTGCCGAGAGCGCCGCGTGGACCCCGCCGCGCCGTCGCTGATGGCGCACGGCCGCTCCGTGCTTGCCCTGCGGATGCGCGTGGAGCCGGGCGACGTCTGCTTCGAAGATTGGCTGATGGGGCGATGCTGCTTCGGCCCCGCGGACGAGACGGGGGATTTCGTCGTCCGCCGGAAGGACGGCGCCGCCGCCTACCAGCTGGCCGTGACGGTGGACGACGCGGCGATGGAGATCACGCACGTGGTCCGCGGCGGCGACCTGCTGTCGTCCACCGCGCGGCAGCTGCTGATCTACCGTGCGCTCCGCCTCCCCGAGCCCGCGTTCCTGCACGTGCCGCTGATGCTGGGCGAGGACGGCGAGCGCCTGGCCAAGCGCCACGGCTCCGTCTCGCTCGGCGAGCTGCGGGCGCGCGGCATCGCCCCGGAGCGCGTCACCGGCTGGCTGGCGGCGACGTGCAACCTGGCGGACGAGGGGGAGATCGCCGCGCGCGACCTCATCCCCCGCTTCGCCATCGCCCGCCTTCCGCGCGACCCGACGGTCATCACCGCGGCGATGCTGGCGCGGCTGGCGGGCTGA
- a CDS encoding DUF2269 family protein — MRVPAEVASTHPIPHRTMSLSLELLHVFSVFLFVGGLLGRTVAQAQARRATDIRDLDAYLRISSQFENKMVRPGSFAVLGLGLLTAWLKHWPFAPLTWVSASLLLFFSAFLLVPTVFIPRGRLFRAALDDARGQGQVTPRLTAAMGDRIVAVGHAYEWAVVAAITWLMIAKPF, encoded by the coding sequence ATGCGCGTTCCCGCCGAGGTCGCCTCCACGCACCCCATCCCCCACCGGACGATGAGCCTTTCCCTGGAGCTGCTGCACGTGTTCAGCGTGTTCCTGTTCGTCGGCGGGCTGCTCGGCCGCACGGTCGCGCAGGCGCAGGCGCGGCGCGCGACGGACATCCGCGATCTCGACGCGTACCTGCGGATCTCCAGCCAGTTCGAGAACAAGATGGTGCGGCCGGGCTCGTTCGCCGTGCTGGGGCTGGGGCTGCTGACCGCCTGGCTGAAGCACTGGCCGTTCGCGCCGCTGACGTGGGTGTCGGCCTCGCTCCTGCTGTTCTTCAGCGCGTTCCTGCTGGTGCCCACGGTGTTCATCCCCCGCGGCAGGCTCTTCCGCGCCGCGCTGGACGACGCCCGCGGGCAGGGGCAGGTGACGCCGCGGCTCACCGCCGCGATGGGCGACCGCATCGTTGCCGTGGGCCACGCGTACGAGTGGGCCGTGGTCGCCGCCATCACCTGGCTGATGATCGCCAAGCCGTTCTGA
- a CDS encoding FecR family protein, with product MNDPDRTSTDYDDALWQAVARSLSGEASPEQEAALRLEMDAHPGRAELVGALGDAVAGVRADAAPPVDVEAALASVMARRDRPALTVERGGAAGVPAPRRPAIVPSARPRWRTPAVLAAAAALILAIGGALVWRTLRPHAGGWQARYATAVGGTQAIELPDGSRVLLGPASRLVVANGYGDDERRLRLHGEAFFDVVHDDVRPFEVVTDAARVTDVGTAFTVATGGQDSTRVVVTHGSVKVTPPGRGATVLRAGDRASVARGGVKVERGAATREDVAWTTGRLVFRDAPLAEVAAEMRRWYGVTLRVDDPALAARHLTADFQGQSAGAALRIVAATLGGELRMRGDTAVIVRPGGGRRAP from the coding sequence ATGAACGACCCGGACCGCACCTCCACCGATTACGACGACGCCCTCTGGCAGGCCGTCGCGCGCTCCCTCTCCGGCGAGGCCTCGCCGGAGCAGGAGGCCGCGCTGCGCCTGGAGATGGACGCGCATCCCGGGCGCGCCGAGCTGGTCGGCGCCCTGGGCGATGCCGTGGCCGGGGTGCGCGCGGACGCCGCCCCGCCGGTGGACGTGGAGGCCGCGCTCGCGTCGGTGATGGCGCGCCGCGACCGCCCGGCGCTGACGGTGGAGCGCGGCGGCGCGGCGGGCGTCCCCGCGCCGCGCCGTCCGGCGATCGTTCCCTCCGCGCGGCCGCGGTGGCGGACGCCCGCGGTGCTCGCGGCGGCCGCGGCGCTGATCCTGGCCATCGGCGGCGCGCTGGTGTGGCGGACGCTGCGTCCGCACGCGGGCGGGTGGCAGGCGCGGTACGCCACGGCGGTCGGGGGGACGCAGGCGATCGAGCTTCCCGACGGGAGCCGCGTCCTCCTGGGCCCGGCGAGCCGCCTGGTCGTCGCCAACGGGTATGGGGACGACGAGCGCCGCCTCCGTCTCCACGGCGAGGCGTTCTTCGACGTGGTGCACGACGACGTGCGTCCGTTCGAGGTCGTCACCGACGCGGCGCGGGTGACGGACGTGGGGACGGCGTTCACCGTAGCCACGGGCGGGCAGGACTCCACCCGCGTGGTCGTCACCCACGGCTCGGTGAAGGTGACGCCGCCGGGGCGCGGCGCCACGGTTCTCCGCGCCGGCGACCGCGCTTCCGTGGCCCGCGGCGGGGTGAAGGTGGAGCGCGGCGCGGCGACGCGGGAAGACGTCGCGTGGACGACCGGCCGCCTCGTCTTCCGCGACGCGCCGCTGGCGGAGGTGGCCGCGGAGATGCGCCGCTGGTACGGCGTGACGCTCCGCGTGGACGACCCCGCGCTCGCGGCGCGCCACCTCACCGCCGATTTCCAGGGCCAGAGCGCCGGCGCGGCGCTGCGCATCGTGGCCGCCACCCTGGGCGGCGAGCTGCGGATGCGCGGCGACACCGCCGTCATCGTCCGCCCGGGAGGTGGCCGACGGGCGCCGTGA
- a CDS encoding RNA polymerase sigma factor, whose translation MRTETAPATDRALAEALLLSGDERAFRDLYRRHTPRLHQVVLRIVGGSEHDAEDVVQDTWIRATEKLGDFRWEAAFSTWLTGIGLNVARQLLRKRGRWTDMEGVPEPWRAPPHDGERIDLERAIALLPAGYRTVLVLHDVEGYRHEEIGEMLGIAPGTSKSQLFNARRSLRQVLEPAKGKTHEPA comes from the coding sequence ATGAGGACCGAAACCGCGCCCGCCACCGACCGGGCACTGGCCGAAGCGCTGCTCCTGAGCGGCGACGAACGGGCGTTCCGCGACCTGTACCGCCGCCACACCCCGCGGCTGCACCAGGTGGTGCTGCGCATCGTGGGCGGCAGCGAGCACGACGCCGAGGACGTGGTGCAGGACACCTGGATCCGCGCCACCGAGAAGCTGGGCGACTTCCGCTGGGAGGCCGCGTTCAGCACCTGGCTCACCGGCATCGGGCTGAACGTGGCGCGCCAGCTCCTGCGCAAGCGCGGGCGGTGGACCGACATGGAGGGCGTGCCCGAGCCCTGGCGCGCCCCGCCGCACGACGGCGAGCGCATCGACCTGGAGCGGGCCATCGCCCTCCTTCCGGCCGGGTACCGCACGGTGCTGGTGCTGCACGACGTGGAGGGCTACCGGCACGAGGAAATCGGCGAGATGCTGGGGATCGCGCCGGGGACTTCGAAGAGCCAGCTCTTCAACGCCAGACGGTCGCTCCGGCAGGTGCTGGAGCCCGCGAAAGGAAAGACCCATGAGCCCGCATGA